Proteins encoded together in one Terriglobus saanensis SP1PR4 window:
- a CDS encoding tetratricopeptide repeat protein, which yields MVVIADLENVTGEAGLSQVLDSAVATDLKQSPYLNFLSAVHVQETLSQMQQQKDTPLTPVLAREVCLRNNAQVMLRGVVAKFGRRYLITLDATECVSGDALASSKAEAADTDEIPHAIDAVADEMRRKLGESRASIRRFGTPLFAADTGSFEALRNYSNAVHLGSHGRYSDAIPLFQRAVELDPKFTIAYADLAASYRNVGERAMEAENLKKAYELRDSANERDRLFIIARYHDSVTGDLDEGLRNYQTWTNIYPRDTAAWVNMADLYIRLGQAELAIVPAKRSLELNPQNAIGYVVLGRALMHAGQLNAAKFVCEQAIAKDLDGDDLHSLLMQVDFALHDANGVEAQIAWGRGHASATRMRLNEALLAAAQGRLQQGRETMEAISISYKRQGLAQLHTFYLEAGTRILAETGHPQEARRYLDSLPPVPGMTDPVVAMAETGEEGRAEEILRRELAQHPDDTMWTNLKGPQIRAAILLARHRPEEAVEALRPAMAYDLREFDTPFMRGTAHLNAHQPEAAEREFHKIIDHPGIDPLSYLYPLAHLGLARSLAAEHKAGESRDEYEKFLALWKDADQNEPILKQARSENNSLKNAH from the coding sequence TTGGTCGTCATTGCGGATCTTGAAAACGTAACCGGTGAAGCGGGTCTGAGTCAGGTATTGGACAGTGCGGTTGCCACTGATCTGAAACAGTCGCCATATCTGAATTTTCTTTCCGCGGTGCACGTGCAGGAGACGTTGTCCCAGATGCAGCAACAGAAAGATACCCCCCTTACGCCGGTTCTGGCACGGGAAGTATGCCTTCGGAACAATGCACAGGTAATGCTAAGGGGCGTTGTAGCGAAATTCGGTCGGAGGTATCTTATTACCCTCGATGCCACCGAGTGTGTTTCGGGAGACGCGTTGGCCAGTAGCAAAGCCGAGGCGGCTGACACGGATGAAATTCCACATGCTATCGATGCCGTGGCAGACGAGATGAGAAGGAAGCTTGGAGAGTCACGTGCGTCGATTCGTCGGTTCGGGACTCCACTTTTCGCGGCGGATACCGGCTCATTCGAGGCGTTGAGAAACTACTCCAACGCCGTCCATCTTGGTTCGCACGGACGATACAGCGATGCGATTCCCCTATTCCAGAGAGCGGTCGAACTGGACCCAAAATTCACCATAGCTTATGCAGACCTGGCTGCCAGCTATCGCAATGTGGGCGAACGCGCCATGGAGGCAGAGAATCTCAAGAAAGCTTATGAGCTGCGTGATTCGGCCAACGAGCGTGACCGCTTGTTTATCATCGCCCGGTACCACGATAGTGTGACCGGCGACCTGGATGAAGGTCTGCGTAACTATCAGACGTGGACGAATATTTATCCGCGGGACACGGCTGCCTGGGTTAACATGGCCGACCTCTATATAAGGTTGGGGCAGGCAGAGCTAGCCATCGTGCCAGCCAAACGCTCCCTGGAGCTAAATCCCCAGAATGCTATCGGCTACGTTGTGCTTGGCCGCGCGCTCATGCATGCTGGGCAACTGAATGCCGCCAAGTTCGTCTGCGAGCAGGCTATAGCGAAGGATCTGGATGGTGACGATCTGCATTCGTTGCTGATGCAGGTCGATTTCGCGCTGCACGACGCGAACGGAGTGGAGGCGCAAATTGCCTGGGGAAGAGGTCATGCCTCGGCGACACGGATGCGATTGAATGAGGCGCTCCTTGCTGCGGCCCAAGGCCGTTTACAGCAGGGGCGCGAGACCATGGAAGCAATCTCGATCTCTTACAAACGACAAGGACTTGCTCAACTCCATACCTTCTATCTGGAGGCAGGAACACGCATCCTGGCTGAGACGGGCCACCCGCAGGAGGCGCGCAGATATCTTGATTCGCTGCCGCCTGTGCCCGGCATGACAGATCCGGTTGTGGCTATGGCCGAAACAGGTGAGGAGGGCCGCGCAGAGGAAATACTTAGAAGAGAATTGGCACAACATCCGGACGATACGATGTGGACAAATCTCAAGGGTCCGCAAATTCGAGCGGCGATCCTGCTGGCACGGCATAGGCCAGAGGAAGCGGTCGAAGCCTTGCGCCCCGCTATGGCCTATGATCTTCGCGAATTCGACACGCCTTTCATGCGCGGAACAGCCCACCTCAATGCCCATCAACCTGAAGCTGCAGAACGCGAGTTTCACAAAATCATCGATCACCCAGGGATAGATCCTCTTTCCTACCTCTACCCTCTGGCCCACCTTGGGCTTGCTCGTTCCCTCGCGGCAGAACATAAGGCCGGTGAAAGTCGCGATGAATACGAGAAGTTTTTAGCACTTTGGAAAGATGCAGATCAGAACGAGCCGATCCTGAAGCAAGCGCGTTCCGAGAATAACTCTCTTAAGAACGCCCATTAG
- a CDS encoding di-heme oxidoredictase family protein — translation MKKFKLLGVVLIILSTTISTTTLAQMGATFGPLSLRAKDPGPRPNPATTIPNPVPGLNANEMALFNESLLRVSELEGTCDTCVQQPQGVAPIDPDPKNPFSPLKLINSAGMGPVFNADQCFTCHFQPTIGGSATRSNAAHIVAHRMGATNVVPSFEEPNGAFREVRFKFNRDGSRDGGVHSLFTLQGRSDAPACRLEQPDFEKEVQKRNTAFRIPLQLFGLGLIEAIQDSAIRANMNADREMKHALGIEGHPNIVPNNGTISRFGWKAQNASLTLFAGEAYNVEMGISNDLFPASRNENTDCNLSYAPFDVPRTDDVSYFNPLKIMPAWLMFTEFMRFVDAPQPAPLSSSANRGKHLFNEVGCAMCHTPSFKTPGMANPISPSDEIGAKTVALRGQTVNLYSDLLVHHMGATLADNVVQGNAGPDEFRTTPLWGLGQRLFFLHDGRTQDLMTAIQDHFSFPGFDGGDNPSKDRDSQKYGWSEANETVKRFNRLPETDKQAILNFLRSL, via the coding sequence ATGAAAAAGTTCAAGCTGCTTGGAGTGGTTCTGATTATCCTCTCTACAACCATCAGCACCACCACGCTGGCACAAATGGGCGCAACATTCGGGCCGCTTTCGCTTCGCGCAAAGGATCCGGGCCCCCGGCCGAATCCTGCAACGACGATTCCCAACCCCGTACCCGGGCTCAACGCGAATGAGATGGCGCTTTTTAATGAAAGCCTTCTGCGCGTCTCCGAATTGGAAGGAACATGCGACACCTGCGTTCAACAGCCACAGGGGGTTGCTCCCATCGATCCCGATCCCAAAAACCCATTTTCGCCCTTAAAGCTGATCAACTCGGCGGGCATGGGGCCGGTGTTTAATGCAGACCAGTGCTTCACGTGCCACTTCCAGCCAACCATCGGTGGCAGCGCTACCCGGAGCAATGCTGCGCATATCGTTGCTCACAGAATGGGCGCAACAAACGTTGTACCGAGCTTTGAAGAACCAAATGGCGCATTCCGTGAGGTCCGTTTCAAATTCAACCGAGACGGAAGCCGTGACGGTGGTGTGCATAGCCTCTTTACACTTCAAGGACGTTCCGACGCACCCGCCTGCCGTCTGGAGCAGCCCGACTTCGAGAAAGAAGTTCAGAAGCGAAATACCGCATTTCGCATTCCGCTCCAGCTCTTTGGCCTGGGTCTGATTGAAGCGATTCAGGACTCCGCCATTCGAGCGAATATGAATGCCGACCGGGAGATGAAGCACGCTCTTGGCATCGAAGGTCACCCAAACATCGTTCCCAACAACGGCACCATCAGCCGTTTCGGATGGAAGGCGCAAAACGCTTCCCTTACCTTATTTGCCGGTGAGGCATACAACGTGGAGATGGGAATCAGCAATGACCTGTTCCCTGCCAGCCGCAACGAAAATACCGATTGCAACCTATCTTATGCACCCTTCGACGTCCCGCGAACCGACGATGTGTCTTACTTCAACCCTCTTAAAATTATGCCTGCCTGGCTGATGTTCACGGAATTCATGCGCTTCGTCGATGCGCCACAGCCCGCGCCGCTGTCTTCGAGTGCGAATCGAGGCAAACATCTTTTCAATGAGGTCGGTTGCGCCATGTGTCACACTCCGTCGTTCAAAACTCCAGGAATGGCAAACCCAATCAGCCCGTCGGATGAAATCGGCGCCAAAACGGTCGCGCTGCGCGGACAAACCGTAAATCTCTATTCCGACTTGCTCGTACATCATATGGGAGCAACTTTGGCGGACAACGTCGTGCAGGGCAACGCCGGGCCAGATGAATTCCGCACAACACCTCTCTGGGGCCTCGGGCAACGCTTGTTCTTCCTGCACGATGGGCGCACACAAGACCTGATGACCGCAATCCAGGATCACTTCTCCTTTCCGGGGTTCGATGGCGGTGACAATCCTTCGAAGGACCGCGACTCCCAAAAGTATGGATGGTCAGAAGCTAACGAGACAGTCAAACGCTTCAACCGACTCCCAGAAACTGACAAGCAAGCCATCCTCAATTTTTTGCGATCCCTTTAG